The following proteins are co-located in the Penaeus vannamei isolate JL-2024 chromosome 34, ASM4276789v1, whole genome shotgun sequence genome:
- the LOC138868055 gene encoding histone-lysine N-methyltransferase PRDM16-like, whose protein sequence is MLVPRAAPTCAMPAASPSRPTPAAPRPFTPAPGYAQYHMAVVHASHMPTGYGSRPSLPSPRYLGVPPGNHLAAALTQPSPPGLPRSRSPRPSPVQYEAVQPPARAMPPAFRPVGIHGALSSPKQASVCPEARGSYPAPELPESHPVQWPSDAPLPGSDMPFDLSTHNREPRMSPASRPLDLSESEQPLDLRVKKRHQEEDENMNIVVRRTPPTPPRRPVSPKYVSAGHGFRSPHPHEAPPAPVESEHKTSSLPLVHVTSPVSTRTPPVVYPQPVHQPVHHTVHHTVHQSVHQTVHQPVPVYTECRPLPPASSVRPPYPMMGLPHNAYHLGPPAGSPQMVAGYRGPPPGPQGHPALYQVVGDRMPKGVTPHTEPHGPSPVLPGMSTVKPRERYACKFCGKVFPRSANLTRHLRTHTGEQPYKCKFCERSFSISSNLQRHVRNIHNKEKPYKCRLCDRAFGQQTNLDRHMKKHDSDGPTILDGSPKRYTSRPREEATTTASEEKDSCDLSGSLESRSDMVGPEEDDEEDEYIDVEEEDEDEDEEDLGEKEREKISCAVTIKSSATPMEVDGAEAMVQPVAVITA, encoded by the coding sequence ATGTTGGTGCCTCGGGCCGCCCCAACCTGCGCCATGCCTGCTGCTTCGCCCTCCCGCCCTACCCCCGCCGCCCCCAGGCCCTTCACGCCCGCCCCGGGGTACGCCCAGTACCACATGGCAGTGGTACATGCGTCGCACATGCCCACTGGATATGGTAGTCGACCTTCGCTCCCCAGCCCGCGGTACCTCGGAGTGCCACCTGGCAACCACCTGGCAGCGGCACTCACTCAGCCGTCGCCCCCAGGACTGCCCAGGTCACGCTCGCCGCGCCCTTCCCCCGTCCAGTACGAGGCTGTGCAACCTCCGGCGAGAGCCATGCCTCCCGCATTTCGCCCTGTGGGCATCCACGGCGCCCTCAGCTCGCCCAAGCAGGCGTCCGTGTGCCCCGAGGCCCGTGGCTCGTACCCGGCGCCTGAACTCCCCGAGAGCCACCCGGTGCAGTGGCCCTCCGACGCGCCCCTGCCTGGCTCCGACATGCCCTTCGACCTCTCCACGCACAACCGGGAGCCCCGCATGTCGCCGGCCTCCAGACCTCTCGACCTCTCGGAGTCGGAGCAGCCGCTCGACCTCCGAGTGAAGAAGAGGCatcaggaggaggacgagaacatGAACATCGTCGTGCGCCggacgccgcccacgccgccccgaCGGCCCGTCTCGCCCAAGTACGTGAGCGCGGGCCACGGGTTCCGGTCACCGCACCCGCACGAGGCGCCGCCCGCGCCCGTGGAGAGTGAACACAAGACCAGCAGCCTCCCGCTGGTGCACGTGACCAGCCCGGTCAGCACGCGCACGCCGCCCGTGGTGTATCCCCAGCCAGTCCACCAGCCCGTGCACCACACCGTGCACCACACTGTGCACCAGAGTGTACATCAGACTGTACACCAGCCTGTTCCCGTGTACACTGAATGTCGACCTCTACCTCCGGCCTCGTCTGTCAGACCGCCCTACCCCATGATGGGTCTTCCTCACAACGCCTACCACCTGGGCCCGCCCGCAGGGTCCCCGCAGATGGTGGCAGGGTACAGAGGGCCTCCGCCCGGACCGCAGGGTCATCCTGCCCTCTACCAAGTCGTGGGAGACCGCATGCCGAAGGGCGTGACCCCGCACACGGAGCCCCATGGGCCGTCCCCAGTCCTCCCAGGGATGTCCACCGTCAAGCCGCGCGAGCGCTACGCATGCAAGTTCTGCGGCAAGGTGTTCCCTCGCTCGGCCAACCTGACGCGGCACCTGCGGACGCACACGGGCGAGCAGCCGTACAAGTGCAAGTTCTGCGAGCGCTCGTTCAGCATCTCGTCCAACCTGCAGCGCCACGTCCGCAACATCCACAACAAGGAGAAGCCCTACAAGTGCCGCCTCTGCGACCGCGCCTTCGGCCAGCAGACCAACCTGGACCGCCACATGAAGAAGCACGACTCCGACGGCCCCACGATCCTCGACGGCAGCCCCAAGCGGTACACGTCGCGGCCGCGGGAGGAGGCGACGACGACTGCGTCCGAAGAGAAGGACTCCTGCGACCTCAGCGGGTCTTTGGAGAGCCGCAGCGACATGGTCGGGCCcgaggaagacgacgaagaggaTGAGTACATTGATgtcgaggaagaggacgaggacgaggacgaagaggacctcggagagaaggaaagagaaaaaatatcctgCGCCGTGACCATAAAGTCCTCGGCGACTCCCATGGAAGTCGACGGCGCCGAGGCCATGGTGCAGCCCGTGGCCGTCATCACTGCgtga